The following DNA comes from Deltaproteobacteria bacterium.
CGCGTCCGGAAGCATGAAGACGGCGCAGACGACGCATCGACTCGCCGTTCCAGACCTCGTCGAGGGACTGCGTTCGCAGGTCTCCAACCGGCGGCGCGTCGAAATGATGGCAGCAGGCGTGTGCCCGACCGTCGACGCGCACGTACAGCGGCCCACGCCAAAGCACCGGGCACGG
Coding sequences within:
- a CDS encoding SPASM domain-containing protein codes for the protein PCPVLWRGPLYVRVDGRAHACCHHFDAPPVGDLRTQSLDEVWNGESMRRLRRLHASGRADDIPACRACHFHPPAKPLTAASFLPSTNALRRWMIRWERRKALREAPVG